A stretch of the Archangium violaceum genome encodes the following:
- a CDS encoding ketopantoate reductase family protein, which produces MSENPRVLLVGAGAVGQVFGKYLQAAGCELSFLVKEKYAEEARRGYTLYELGLLEKDYEPVTFSGFGVLVSMREVAARQWDQVWLCVSSTALRAGGWVGELARATGDATWVMLQPALDDREWLLQWVPEERLVSGMIPFISFHAPLKPGAPVPKKPGTAFLIPPLTRGPFSGPPERLQPVVRTLRAGGYPASRTGDVARGAAIPTAVLTVFVQALEAAGWSFERFLQRDSLERTVRAAREAIRIAAWRTHASASAILPLLRPALFKLLLPLAARVTPFDLETYLKVHFTKVGEQTRLMMRTYVDLGRSAGLPVDGLQAVAPGDSGSPPASARPRAEHPG; this is translated from the coding sequence ATGAGCGAGAACCCCAGAGTCCTGCTGGTCGGCGCGGGAGCCGTCGGCCAGGTGTTCGGGAAGTACCTCCAGGCGGCCGGCTGCGAGCTCTCCTTCCTGGTGAAGGAGAAGTACGCGGAGGAGGCGCGGCGGGGCTACACCCTTTATGAGCTCGGCCTCCTGGAGAAGGACTACGAGCCGGTGACGTTCTCCGGCTTCGGCGTCCTCGTCTCCATGCGGGAGGTCGCGGCGCGGCAGTGGGATCAGGTCTGGCTCTGCGTCTCGTCCACGGCGCTGCGCGCGGGGGGCTGGGTGGGCGAGCTCGCCCGGGCCACCGGAGACGCCACCTGGGTCATGCTCCAGCCCGCGCTGGATGACCGCGAGTGGCTGCTGCAATGGGTGCCCGAGGAGCGGCTCGTCTCCGGGATGATTCCCTTCATCAGCTTCCACGCGCCCCTGAAGCCCGGAGCGCCCGTGCCGAAGAAGCCGGGCACCGCGTTCCTGATTCCCCCGCTGACCCGAGGCCCCTTCAGCGGGCCCCCGGAGCGTCTCCAGCCGGTCGTCCGGACCCTCCGCGCGGGAGGGTATCCGGCCAGCCGCACCGGGGATGTGGCACGCGGCGCGGCGATCCCCACCGCGGTGCTGACCGTTTTCGTGCAGGCCCTGGAGGCGGCGGGCTGGAGCTTCGAGCGGTTCCTCCAGCGGGACTCCCTGGAACGGACCGTACGGGCCGCGCGCGAGGCGATCCGGATCGCCGCCTGGCGCACGCACGCGAGCGCCTCCGCCATCCTGCCGCTCCTGCGGCCCGCGCTCTTCAAGTTGTTGCTGCCGCTCGCCGCGCGCGTCACCCCCTTCGACCTGGAGACCTACCTGAAGGTCCACTTCACCAAGGTCGGAGAGCAGACCCGGTTGATGATGCGGACGTACGTGGACCTGGGCAGGAGCGCGGGACTGCCCGTCGACGGCCTCCAGGCCGTGGCACCGGGAGACAGTGGGTCTCCCCCGGCATCCGCCCGGCCCCGGGCGGAACACCCCGGATGA
- a CDS encoding ABC transporter substrate-binding protein, which yields MAAKKHLFVFPVLGGLAVALVIGGLLHTLTGQPSGWASWSILLLGAPSVLLLTSYFFWLIWEARPSKERTSLLTRLAEGDLTHTAHSGMEDELEVRRLLLSLRRALGQVQRVTSNVRRTCQGVSEEVRVLLEAARRQGGAVGRSQESVNSMGQSLQAAGKRVTQLESFAQETNGSLGEMSERLGQVAEALLALDDFSHRTTQQVQAMSERLHHIASSGDELARFASEAEAFVQVVQTGIDAVRHRASETNQLAHAVTATAERGEVLVNDCVQGMYRVEETVRKTAELVDSLGVRSTQIGRIVDVIQEIADQTNLLALNAAIIAAQAGEQGRPFGVVADEIRGLAERTARSTREIASMVGGVRREVDTAVSLVKEGREQAGTGVLLGDRAAEALMEIRTITQRTFSAVEATLAETKRLEAQGSTVVEASRRVARRVDDVTRAAMEQAAHGRELVHQTQQMARLAQEASQKAEGQARTGRDLSSAVVRLSTAIEEIRAAHVVLMRGDSAIGEEVARVREDALQVIRIGDGLSRTVDQLAHEAASLDGEVFRFQLPAPRTGGTLHAGIHQTSHLSAVGRLDPLFGVEIQLVEMSCCVFSNLLRSEDGVLVPDLAERWEADPSARIYRFFLRKGVTFHDGTPLTAHDVKRHFERLLNPAEKSPERGLMADVEGARDFAAGEAGEVKGIEVLDDLTVEIRLEKPKAFFPQLMSQTAAAIARVDARGQLQGTGPFRQVDFGSERIVLERNPAYWRREQPLLDRLEFHLLSSRDKALAALKEGTVDFVSYLHAAHAEEPEKEGLQVVPGITPTTSFLGFNLGEPPYNDIRVRKALRAGLDIQGLVDRFHKRARLARTVTPPELLDEQGLLPEPRLDIGLSERLLREAGVRRVKVTLYQTEGRDTSAEDAILFRPLMEAGLVELEHVQLSAEDFSERRSNGRLPIFRLHWVADYPDPDNFLHFLLSSKAQTLYTLRYRNEELDALTAEARVTIDPERRKQLYRLAERIAHEDCPLIPLFHPRVHAAASGRVQGLRLHQTPPQVRYDELWLDGMNDSETGRAR from the coding sequence ATGGCCGCCAAAAAGCACCTCTTCGTCTTCCCGGTCCTTGGAGGGCTCGCCGTCGCCCTCGTCATCGGCGGGCTGCTCCACACCCTCACCGGCCAACCCAGTGGCTGGGCCAGCTGGTCCATCCTGCTCCTCGGCGCACCATCGGTGCTGCTGCTGACGAGCTACTTCTTCTGGCTCATCTGGGAGGCGAGGCCATCCAAGGAGCGCACCAGCCTGCTCACCCGGCTGGCCGAGGGAGACCTCACCCACACCGCCCACTCGGGGATGGAGGACGAGCTCGAGGTACGTCGGCTCCTCCTCTCCCTGCGCCGCGCACTGGGCCAGGTGCAGCGGGTGACGAGCAACGTGCGCCGCACCTGCCAGGGCGTGTCCGAGGAAGTACGTGTGCTGCTGGAGGCCGCGCGCCGCCAGGGCGGAGCGGTGGGGCGCTCGCAGGAGTCCGTCAACAGCATGGGCCAGAGCCTCCAGGCCGCCGGCAAGCGCGTGACGCAGTTGGAGAGCTTCGCCCAGGAGACCAACGGCTCGCTGGGGGAGATGAGCGAGCGGCTCGGACAGGTGGCCGAGGCGCTGCTCGCGCTGGACGACTTCTCCCACCGCACCACCCAGCAGGTGCAGGCCATGAGCGAGCGGCTGCACCACATCGCCTCCTCGGGCGACGAGCTGGCGCGCTTCGCCAGTGAGGCCGAGGCCTTCGTCCAGGTGGTGCAGACGGGCATCGATGCGGTGCGCCACCGTGCCTCGGAGACCAATCAACTGGCCCACGCCGTGACGGCCACCGCCGAGCGCGGCGAGGTGCTCGTCAACGACTGCGTCCAGGGCATGTACCGGGTGGAGGAGACGGTCCGCAAGACCGCGGAGCTGGTCGACTCGCTCGGGGTGCGCTCCACGCAGATTGGCCGCATCGTGGACGTCATCCAGGAGATTGCCGACCAGACGAACCTGCTGGCGCTCAACGCGGCCATCATCGCCGCGCAGGCCGGAGAGCAGGGGCGGCCCTTCGGCGTGGTGGCGGACGAAATCCGTGGGCTGGCCGAGCGCACCGCGCGCTCCACGCGGGAGATCGCCAGCATGGTGGGCGGCGTACGCCGGGAGGTGGACACGGCGGTGTCGCTGGTGAAGGAGGGCCGGGAGCAGGCGGGCACGGGCGTGCTGTTGGGAGACCGCGCGGCCGAGGCGCTGATGGAGATTCGCACCATCACCCAGCGCACCTTCTCGGCGGTGGAGGCCACGCTGGCGGAGACGAAGCGGCTGGAGGCGCAGGGCTCCACGGTGGTGGAGGCGAGCCGGCGGGTGGCCAGGCGCGTGGATGACGTGACCCGGGCGGCCATGGAGCAGGCGGCGCACGGACGCGAGCTGGTGCACCAGACGCAGCAGATGGCGCGGCTGGCACAGGAGGCCTCGCAGAAGGCCGAGGGCCAGGCGCGCACCGGCAGGGACCTGTCCAGCGCGGTGGTGCGGCTGAGCACGGCCATCGAGGAAATCCGGGCGGCGCACGTGGTGCTGATGCGTGGGGACTCGGCCATTGGCGAGGAGGTGGCGCGGGTGCGCGAGGACGCGCTCCAGGTCATCCGCATCGGAGATGGACTGAGCCGCACGGTGGACCAGCTGGCGCACGAGGCGGCCAGTCTGGACGGTGAGGTGTTCCGCTTCCAGCTCCCCGCTCCGCGCACGGGAGGCACGCTGCACGCGGGCATCCACCAGACGTCCCACCTCAGCGCGGTGGGTCGGTTGGATCCCCTCTTCGGCGTGGAAATCCAGCTCGTGGAGATGAGCTGCTGCGTCTTCTCCAACCTCCTGCGGTCGGAGGACGGTGTGCTGGTGCCGGACCTGGCCGAGCGCTGGGAGGCGGACCCCTCGGCACGCATCTACCGCTTCTTCCTGCGCAAGGGCGTCACCTTCCATGACGGGACCCCCCTGACGGCACACGACGTGAAGCGCCACTTCGAGCGGCTGCTGAACCCCGCGGAGAAGTCGCCGGAGCGGGGGTTGATGGCGGACGTGGAGGGCGCCAGGGACTTCGCGGCGGGCGAGGCCGGCGAGGTGAAGGGCATCGAGGTGCTGGACGACCTGACGGTCGAGATCCGTTTGGAGAAGCCCAAGGCCTTCTTCCCCCAACTGATGTCTCAGACGGCCGCGGCGATCGCCCGGGTGGACGCACGGGGCCAGTTGCAGGGCACGGGCCCCTTCCGGCAGGTGGACTTCGGCTCGGAGCGCATCGTGCTCGAGCGCAACCCCGCCTACTGGCGCAGGGAACAGCCCCTGCTGGACCGGCTCGAGTTCCACCTGCTGAGCTCGCGCGACAAGGCACTCGCGGCCCTGAAGGAAGGGACGGTGGACTTCGTCTCGTACCTGCACGCCGCGCACGCGGAGGAGCCCGAGAAGGAGGGACTCCAGGTGGTGCCCGGCATCACCCCGACCACGTCGTTCCTCGGCTTCAACCTGGGCGAGCCGCCGTACAACGACATACGCGTCCGCAAGGCCCTCCGCGCGGGCCTGGACATCCAGGGACTGGTGGACCGCTTCCACAAGAGGGCGCGCCTGGCCCGCACGGTGACGCCACCCGAGCTGCTGGACGAGCAGGGCCTGCTGCCCGAGCCACGCCTGGACATCGGTCTGTCCGAGCGGCTGCTGCGCGAGGCCGGGGTGCGCCGGGTGAAGGTGACGCTGTACCAGACCGAGGGACGCGACACGTCGGCCGAGGACGCCATCCTCTTCCGGCCCTTGATGGAGGCCGGGCTGGTGGAGCTCGAGCACGTCCAGCTGAGCGCGGAGGACTTCTCGGAGCGGCGGAGTAACGGGCGGCTGCCCATCTTCCGGTTGCACTGGGTGGCCGACTATCCGGACCCGGACAACTTCCTCCACTTCCTGCTGAGCTCGAAGGCCCAGACGTTGTACACGCTGCGCTACCGCAACGAGGAGCTGGACGCGCTCACGGCGGAGGCCCGCGTCACCATCGACCCCGAGCGGCGCAAGCAGCTCTACCGGCTCGCGGAGCGGATCGCCCACGAGGACTGCCCCCTCATTCCCCTCTTCCACCCCCGCGTGCACGCGGCGGCGAGCGGCCGGGTCCAGGGGCTGCGGCTGCACCAGACGCCTCCGCAGGTCCGCTACGACGAGCTGTGGCTGGATGGGATGAACGACTCGGAGACGGGCCGGGCGCGCTAG
- a CDS encoding TetR/AcrR family transcriptional regulator yields MSHLKGQRPDEEDLDERILRAAEALLTSEGPGFTMEALAQAVGVSRATLYRRVPSREKLAERLRRERAVELGTALTREPSRQKILETTRQLVGRQGLVALTVEQIADAAGVSPVTIYRTFGDKDALLRTMFAELGPRGEASVLLADLDAPVEDTLTRFVLALFRWRAEQPAFFSMLFFSQGEEGRYVEHLRERQYGTTDRLMRYLAAQAERGRLRPGNPVDRALGLIGLVLGATLDVRRLLAEPPPAGAESSTEPGHREARARAVVELFLHGVAAPRAEGDAS; encoded by the coding sequence GTGTCTCATCTCAAGGGACAGCGTCCGGACGAAGAAGACCTGGATGAGCGCATCCTGCGTGCGGCCGAGGCCCTGCTGACGAGCGAGGGGCCGGGCTTCACGATGGAGGCGTTGGCGCAGGCGGTGGGGGTGTCTCGCGCGACGCTGTACCGGCGGGTGCCGAGCCGCGAGAAGCTCGCCGAGCGGCTGCGGCGGGAGCGGGCGGTGGAGCTCGGGACGGCGCTCACCCGCGAGCCCTCGCGGCAGAAGATATTGGAGACGACGCGTCAGCTCGTGGGGCGCCAGGGGCTGGTGGCGCTCACCGTGGAGCAGATCGCCGACGCGGCGGGCGTGAGCCCCGTCACCATCTACCGTACGTTCGGGGACAAGGACGCCCTGCTGCGGACGATGTTCGCCGAGCTGGGCCCACGCGGCGAGGCCTCGGTGCTGCTCGCGGACCTCGACGCGCCCGTCGAGGACACGCTCACGCGGTTCGTCCTCGCGCTCTTCCGGTGGAGGGCGGAGCAGCCCGCGTTCTTCTCCATGCTCTTCTTCAGCCAGGGGGAGGAGGGCCGGTACGTCGAGCATCTGCGCGAGCGCCAGTATGGGACGACGGACCGGCTCATGCGCTACCTCGCGGCGCAGGCCGAGCGCGGGCGGTTGCGGCCGGGGAATCCCGTCGACAGGGCCCTGGGGCTGATCGGGCTCGTGCTGGGCGCGACGCTCGATGTGCGGCGCCTGTTGGCGGAGCCGCCGCCGGCTGGTGCGGAATCCTCCACGGAGCCGGGCCATCGGGAAGCGCGGGCCCGTGCCGTCGTCGAGCTCTTCCTTCACGGAGTCGCCGCCCCTCGGGCGGAAGGGGACGCGTCATGA
- a CDS encoding PEP-utilizing enzyme translates to MARARAYLSLREHPKFLFIRLFQHGREAILESGRQAVERGLLADVSDVWMLELDELIALMEGHTEGMREKVAARRETWKRYARLSPPPMLTSEGEIPPLAASSGPEMPGVLAGMGASVGVVEGTARVVLDPAREVLRPGEILVAPFTDPGWTPLFIHARALVMEVGGLMTHGSVVAREYGLPAVVGVTGATQRIRTGQRLRVDGDRGQVVLLDSTSAEAA, encoded by the coding sequence GTGGCCCGGGCCCGCGCCTACCTGTCCCTGCGCGAGCACCCCAAGTTCCTGTTCATCCGCCTCTTCCAACACGGGCGCGAGGCCATCCTGGAGTCCGGGCGGCAGGCCGTGGAGCGAGGGCTGCTCGCGGACGTCTCCGACGTGTGGATGCTCGAGCTGGACGAGCTCATCGCGTTGATGGAAGGCCACACGGAGGGGATGCGCGAGAAGGTGGCGGCCCGGCGAGAGACCTGGAAGCGCTACGCCCGGCTCTCGCCGCCGCCGATGCTCACCAGCGAGGGCGAGATTCCTCCGCTCGCCGCGTCCTCGGGGCCCGAGATGCCCGGTGTCCTCGCGGGCATGGGGGCGTCGGTGGGCGTCGTCGAGGGCACGGCGCGCGTGGTGCTCGACCCGGCGCGCGAGGTGCTGCGGCCGGGGGAGATTCTCGTCGCGCCGTTCACCGACCCGGGTTGGACGCCCCTGTTCATCCACGCCCGCGCGTTGGTGATGGAGGTGGGCGGGTTGATGACCCACGGCTCGGTGGTGGCCCGCGAGTACGGGCTGCCGGCGGTGGTGGGGGTGACGGGGGCCACGCAGCGCATCCGCACCGGACAGCGCCTCCGTGTGGATGGGGACCGAGGGCAGGTGGTGCTGCTCGACTCCACGTCCGCCGAGGCGGCGTAG
- a CDS encoding ABC transporter substrate-binding protein, translated as MRLGLLVVGVAAVCLAVGGCKKEQGATEERPLRVGFFPNITHAQALVGNGSGAFQQAVPGIELKMFNAGPAAMEALSSGSLDASYVGTGPAINTFRKAGRELRIIAAVVDGGAVLVTKTARSPAELKGKTLGTPQLGNTQDIALRHWLGQQGLKVGQDVTVTPLSNPGILGLFLNGKLEGAWVPEPWGARMVAEGGGHILVDERDLWPERRFHTTVLVTTAKVLKERPEQLEKLLRAHVELTRQWQQQPDVFLSRVNEAFGKVTGHPMSEPLLKDSFSRMEPALEVRPEQLQQAARHAQQLGFIPSSDLSGLVDTSLLEEVMGQGASP; from the coding sequence ATGCGTCTTGGATTGCTCGTGGTGGGTGTGGCCGCCGTGTGTCTGGCGGTGGGTGGGTGCAAGAAGGAGCAGGGCGCCACGGAAGAGCGCCCGCTCCGGGTGGGCTTCTTCCCCAACATCACCCATGCCCAGGCCCTGGTGGGCAACGGCTCGGGCGCCTTCCAGCAGGCCGTGCCCGGCATCGAGCTGAAGATGTTCAACGCCGGGCCCGCGGCCATGGAGGCGCTGTCCTCCGGCTCGCTGGATGCCTCGTACGTGGGCACCGGGCCGGCCATCAACACCTTCCGCAAGGCGGGACGGGAGCTGCGCATCATCGCCGCGGTGGTGGACGGCGGCGCGGTGCTGGTGACGAAGACGGCGCGCTCCCCGGCGGAGCTCAAGGGCAAGACGCTGGGCACCCCGCAGCTGGGCAACACCCAGGACATCGCGCTGCGGCACTGGCTGGGCCAGCAGGGCTTGAAGGTGGGCCAGGACGTCACCGTCACCCCGCTGTCCAACCCGGGCATCCTCGGCCTCTTCCTCAATGGGAAGCTCGAAGGCGCCTGGGTGCCCGAGCCGTGGGGCGCGCGCATGGTGGCCGAGGGCGGTGGTCACATCCTCGTGGACGAGCGCGACCTGTGGCCGGAGCGGCGCTTCCACACCACGGTGCTCGTCACCACCGCCAAGGTCCTGAAGGAGCGGCCCGAGCAACTCGAGAAGCTGCTGCGCGCCCACGTGGAGCTCACCCGGCAGTGGCAACAGCAACCCGACGTCTTCCTCTCGCGCGTCAACGAGGCCTTCGGCAAGGTGACCGGGCACCCCATGTCCGAGCCCCTCCTGAAGGACTCCTTCTCCCGCATGGAACCCGCCCTCGAGGTGAGGCCCGAGCAACTCCAGCAGGCCGCGCGGCACGCGCAACAGCTCGGCTTCATCCCCAGCTCCGACCTGTCGGGGCTCGTGGATACCTCGCTGCTCGAGGAGGTGATGGGCCAGGGCGCGAGCCCCTGA
- a CDS encoding ABC transporter permease, whose amino-acid sequence MKAWHLGQKLLFFAGLLAVWELLARFGPWPQHLFPGPKAVAESLVAMARDGRLWDALVRSLGRLAQGYALSVLIGVPLGIAMGRMKAVRGMLRPLVVGLQALPSICWLPLALLWFGLTELSIIFVVVMGSVLAIAIAVEDGIMSVDPLLLRVSSTYGIRGARLHAGVLLPAALPGIVTGRKLGWSFAWRALMAGELLYVSGGLGQLLTMGRELMEIPQVMAVMVCIIAVGTFIDRVLFQTVELRVRRRWGLAPG is encoded by the coding sequence ATGAAGGCGTGGCACCTGGGTCAGAAGCTGCTGTTCTTCGCGGGGCTGCTGGCGGTGTGGGAGCTGCTCGCCCGGTTCGGGCCCTGGCCCCAGCACCTGTTCCCGGGACCGAAGGCGGTCGCTGAGAGCCTCGTCGCCATGGCGCGCGATGGGCGGCTGTGGGACGCCCTCGTGCGCTCCCTGGGGCGGCTCGCGCAGGGCTATGCCCTCTCCGTGCTCATCGGCGTGCCGCTCGGCATCGCCATGGGACGGATGAAGGCCGTGCGCGGCATGCTGCGCCCGCTGGTGGTGGGCTTGCAGGCCCTGCCCTCCATCTGCTGGCTGCCGCTGGCGCTGCTATGGTTCGGCCTCACGGAGCTGTCCATCATCTTCGTGGTGGTGATGGGCTCGGTGCTGGCCATCGCCATCGCGGTGGAGGACGGCATCATGAGCGTCGACCCCCTGCTCCTGCGCGTGTCCTCCACGTACGGCATCCGCGGGGCGCGCTTACACGCGGGCGTGCTGCTGCCAGCGGCGCTGCCCGGCATCGTCACCGGGCGCAAACTGGGGTGGAGCTTCGCCTGGAGGGCCCTCATGGCCGGCGAGCTGCTGTACGTCTCCGGAGGCCTGGGCCAGCTGCTCACCATGGGCCGCGAGCTCATGGAGATTCCCCAGGTGATGGCGGTGATGGTCTGCATCATCGCCGTGGGCACCTTCATCGACCGCGTCCTCTTCCAGACGGTGGAGCTGCGCGTGCGCCGCCGCTGGGGATTGGCGCCCGGCTGA
- the pip gene encoding prolyl aminopeptidase, with the protein MSLAARRTLYPPLEPYNTGRLRVSALHEVYFEESGNPKGKPVVFVHGGPGGGTDPKQRRFFDPAAYRIVLFDQRGCGKSTPHACVEENTTWHLVEDMETLRRHLGIERWQVFGGSWGSTLALAYAQTHPERVTELVLRGIFLLREQEIHWFYQHGAHTLFPDAWEDFLAPIPPEERGNLLHAYHRRLMSEDARVRQEAARAWSVWEARTSYLQPNPDAVARFGEDAFSLAFARIESHYFVNGAFLRSRTQLLDDVPRIRHIPGVIVQGRYDVPCPVESAWALHKAWPEAELKIIPDAGHSAYEPGIAAALVEATDRFRG; encoded by the coding sequence ATGTCCCTCGCCGCGCGTCGCACCCTCTACCCACCGCTCGAGCCCTACAACACCGGCCGTCTCCGCGTCTCCGCGCTCCATGAGGTGTATTTCGAGGAGTCCGGCAATCCGAAGGGCAAGCCGGTCGTCTTCGTGCACGGGGGTCCCGGTGGTGGCACGGACCCCAAGCAACGGCGTTTCTTCGATCCGGCGGCGTACCGCATCGTCCTGTTCGACCAGCGCGGCTGTGGGAAGAGCACGCCACATGCCTGCGTGGAGGAGAACACCACCTGGCATCTGGTGGAGGACATGGAGACGCTGCGCCGCCATCTGGGCATCGAGCGGTGGCAGGTCTTCGGTGGCTCGTGGGGCAGCACGCTCGCGCTCGCCTACGCGCAGACGCACCCGGAGCGCGTCACCGAGCTGGTGCTGCGCGGCATCTTCCTGCTGCGCGAGCAGGAGATCCACTGGTTCTACCAGCACGGCGCGCACACGCTCTTCCCGGATGCCTGGGAGGACTTCCTCGCCCCCATTCCTCCCGAGGAGCGGGGAAACCTGCTCCACGCCTACCACCGGCGGTTGATGAGCGAGGACGCGCGGGTGCGGCAGGAGGCGGCGCGGGCCTGGAGCGTCTGGGAGGCGCGCACGAGCTATCTCCAGCCCAACCCGGATGCCGTCGCGCGTTTTGGCGAGGACGCGTTCTCGCTCGCCTTCGCGCGTATCGAGTCCCACTACTTCGTCAACGGCGCCTTCCTGCGCAGCCGTACCCAGCTCCTGGACGACGTGCCGCGCATCCGCCACATCCCGGGGGTCATCGTTCAGGGCCGCTACGACGTGCCGTGCCCGGTGGAGAGCGCCTGGGCCTTGCACAAGGCCTGGCCCGAGGCGGAGCTGAAGATCATCCCGGACGCGGGGCACTCGGCGTATGAGCCGGGCATCGCCGCGGCGCTCGTCGAGGCCACGGACCGGTTCCGCGGCTGA
- a CDS encoding DUF2378 family protein: MMLADERVVFGNTFDGLFRIALEGRLSTGARSALKRMGLHIDQQPLPFYPASVWRPSLDIVVKDLFPDLHLEDAYRLLGQKMVTDVSETVLGRGMLAVGRALGPRRLLMRMNHNFRNADNYVQMQLTQLAPTAYEVLINETLGMPSYYQGIIEAALEAAGAREPHVQRMSMQGSSCTYRVEWRS; the protein is encoded by the coding sequence ATGATGCTCGCGGATGAGCGTGTGGTGTTCGGCAACACCTTCGACGGCCTCTTCCGGATCGCTCTCGAAGGCCGGCTCTCCACGGGCGCCCGGAGCGCGCTCAAACGCATGGGGTTGCACATCGACCAGCAACCCCTCCCCTTCTACCCGGCGTCCGTCTGGCGCCCCTCCCTCGACATCGTCGTGAAGGATCTCTTCCCGGACCTGCACCTGGAGGATGCCTACCGTCTGCTCGGCCAGAAGATGGTGACCGACGTCAGCGAAACGGTCCTCGGCCGCGGCATGCTCGCCGTCGGCCGCGCGCTCGGGCCTCGCCGCCTGTTGATGCGGATGAACCACAACTTCCGCAACGCCGACAACTACGTGCAGATGCAGCTCACCCAGCTGGCCCCCACCGCGTACGAGGTGCTCATCAACGAGACGCTCGGCATGCCCTCGTACTACCAGGGCATCATCGAGGCGGCGCTCGAAGCCGCTGGCGCCCGCGAGCCCCACGTCCAGCGAATGAGCATGCAGGGCAGCAGCTGCACGTACCGCGTCGAGTGGCGCTCGTAG
- a CDS encoding ankyrin repeat domain-containing protein translates to MSLFDAVMAGDLARVEALLAAGADPNPFDADGRTPLMVAAENGHEELVRTLLAAGADPILTDRMSESALTKAAAHGHGRVAALLYPHASEDDQAMARTLLQVGTDFFTLPREQPQPPDDFRRKLASAGAYIAGKLGDHSPTERLERLRRAEKNSKKS, encoded by the coding sequence ATGTCCCTCTTCGATGCCGTGATGGCCGGTGACCTGGCCCGCGTGGAGGCGCTGCTCGCCGCCGGCGCCGACCCCAATCCCTTCGACGCCGATGGCCGTACCCCCCTCATGGTCGCCGCCGAGAACGGCCACGAGGAACTCGTGCGCACCCTGCTCGCCGCCGGCGCCGACCCCATCCTCACCGACCGCATGAGCGAGTCCGCCCTCACCAAGGCCGCCGCCCATGGTCACGGCCGCGTCGCCGCCCTCCTCTACCCCCACGCCTCCGAGGATGACCAGGCCATGGCTCGCACGCTGCTCCAGGTGGGCACCGACTTCTTCACGCTCCCCCGCGAGCAGCCCCAGCCCCCCGACGACTTCCGGCGCAAGCTCGCCTCCGCGGGCGCCTATATCGCCGGCAAGCTCGGCGACCATTCGCCCACCGAACGGCTCGAACGTCTGCGCCGCGCGGAGAAGAACTCCAAGAAGTCCTGA